One genomic region from Lynx canadensis isolate LIC74 chromosome E1, mLynCan4.pri.v2, whole genome shotgun sequence encodes:
- the PYY gene encoding peptide YY encodes MVTVRRPWPAVATVLLALLACLGALVHAYPAKPEAPGEDASPEELSRYYASLRHYLNLVTRQRYGKRDSPEAVLSKLLFPDGEDRQVKSRPEGAYMW; translated from the exons ATGGTGACCGTGCGCCGGCCGTGGCCCGCCGTGGCCACAGTGCTGCTGGCCCTGCTCGCCTGCCTGGGGGCGCTGGTCCACGCCTACCCCGCCAAACCCGAGGCTCCCGGCGAAGACGCGTCGCCGGAGGAGCTGAGCCGCTACTACGCGTCGCTGCGCCACTACCTCAACCTGGTCACTCGGCAGCG GTACGGGAAACGCGACAGCCCGGAAGCGGTCCTCTCGAAACTGCTCTTCCCCGACGGCGAGGACCGCCAGGTCAAGTCACG GCCAGAAGGCGCGTACATGTGGTGA
- the PPY gene encoding pancreatic prohormone — protein sequence MPVARRCLSLLLLSACVALLLQPPLGARGAPLEPVYPGDNATPEQMAQYAAELRRYINMLTRPRYGKRDRGETLDILEWGSPLAAAPRELSPMDV from the exons ATGCCTGTCGCCCGCCGCTGTCTCTCCCTGCTGCTCCTGTccgcctgtgtggctctgttgcTGCAGCCACCGCTGGGTGCCCGGGGGGCCCCGCTGGAGCCGGTGTACCCGGGGGACAATGCCACGCCGGAGCAGATGGCCCAGTATGCGGCCGAGCTCCGCAGATACATCAACATGCTGACCAGGCCCAG gtatgggaaaagagacagaggagaaacgCTGGACATCTTGGAGTGGGGCTCTCCCCTCGCAGCTGCCCCCAG GGAGCTCAGCCCGATGGACGTGTAA